The DNA window AGAGCAGCGGCCGTGCTTTGGGTTGAATTCTGTGACTATCAATGGCCCGAGCTACTCTAGCCCGAGGTCCCTGAATGTCCCGATCCTCACGTCCTCGGGGATGTTGCTCAGCTCGCCGGTCCTGTGCCCGATGATGCCCTTGACGCCGACCTTGGTGGCGGATTCGACCAGCCTTTGAGTGACTATGCCGTCGAAGACCAGGAACTGGGCGCCGTTTGAGCTCTCCATCTTCTGGACGAGTTCGCTGATCGGGAATCGTCCGACTTCCTGCAGGCCCTTGTCGAGAAGGACGGCCTCCAGGGTCCCGTTCAGGCTTGGGTAGAGCTCGCGGGTCTTGAGGACGACGGGCTCCTCAGGCTCCTCCGGGGCCGCCGGCTCAGGTGCTCGTTCGGCGGGCCTTTCCCTGCGGGACGGCGCAGAGGGCGTCTCCGCCTTCCCCGCCTTCAGCATGTTGATGACATCGATCGGCGTCAGGTCTTCGACCTCCTTTCCTGGGGGGGCCCTGAGGACCTTCTCGACCCTGACGACCTGGCCGAGCTCCTTCTCTATGAGATCGCCTCCACGGTCGCCGTCGAGGACCGCGATGAGCCTCTTCTTCTTGCCTAGTTCGATTATTGAATCGGGCACGCTTGTCCCCTCGAGCGCGACAACGTTCTCAATCCCTGCCCTGAGGAAGAGGACGACGTCAGCCCTTCCTTCCACCAGGTAGACCAGCTCTGATGAGTAGATGCCCGGACCGGCTGGCAGATTCTCGAGGCCGTAGTTGATCACCCGGGCCCGCTTCGTGGACTCGGTCACGTCCTTCAGGACGTTCTCGCCCTCGCTCGACGTCTTCGAACTCCATTCCCTTACGATAAGCTTGGCACGGTCGACTATCTGCTTCCTCTTGGTAGCCCTAACGTCCTCGATGGCGTCCATGGTAAAACGCGCGCTGCAGGGGCCCACCTTGTCGACGCTTTCGACCGCGGCCGCGATCAGGGCGGCTGTGCCCACGTCCGTCGACATCGGGACTATGACTTCGCCGCGAGTTTTGTCGTTCTTCGACTCGAGGTTGATCTCTATCCTGCCGACCTTCCAGCTCTTCTGGAGTTCGTTGAGGTTCATTTCGGGCCCGAAAAGACCCTCGGTTTGGCCGAAGATTGCGCCGATTACGTCAGCGCGCTCGACGACGCCGTCTACCTCAAACCTCAGTCGTACTAAATACTTGACTATACCTGAATCTGGCAATTGCTTTCTTACCTCTTTCGTTCATTCGTGTTTCAACTCGGCTTAACGTGTTAAGCGTAAGTCGATTTATCGCAAAAATCCGCGGGAATATAAACTTCTTGTTTTCTGTCAGATTGCAGAAGGTTCTGCGAACCTAGAGAGGTTCTCAATGTGAAGGAAGACCCCCTTCGACGCCCGCTTGAGACGCCTCCTTTCCACGAGGGACGTCCTGAGGCCTTCGTGGCTGAGTCTCTTGGTAAACCGTGCGGCGAGCACGGCCCCCTCCCTGTCTAGGTCGGTCAGGATGATCACCCTGTCGGAAGTTCCGAAGGCTTCGATCCCGCTCCTCCCCAGCGCCGAGACCGAAACTAGATGGCCCTGGAAGCCTAGTACCCTGAGCGCCGTCTCGTCGCGTTTGCCCTCGACCAGCAGCGACCACCCACCCTCTGACAGGTGGTTGAGGTCAGTTATGAAGCGGGTCAGGAAGACGCCGAACTCCTGGTATGCCTTCTCCCGCTTGTCTATCATCGCTTTCCCTCTTTTTGGGTGTTGTTGCCCGCCTCTGACGAGCTCGGATCACGTCCCAGCTTACAGCGGGGAACATCACTAAGCCTCTTTGACGGGCAAACGGCTTTCGTCTGTCGCGCGACTGGGTAAACCACCTGCTCATCAAAGCGTTTCCGCCTTCGCAGCTGGCCGTTTTGCGCGCTTTGAAACGAAAGCCGTCTGTGGTCGGAGGAGGCTGGCGCTATTTTAGCTGTTTGTAGAGCTCGGAAAGGTCGAGCTCGAAGCCTGAGACAGGGACCTTGAGACCGAAAGCAGCGACGGCGTCCGGCTTCAACTCCCCGACGCTCCCGAGAGTATGGCCGCCGACGTCCACGGAGGCTGACCTCCCAGAGGCGAACGCCCAGTGCTGTGTCTCCTTGGCCTCGGCTTCCTCGCCTGTCAGGATTCTGCACGCTGCTTCAAGGTAGCTCTTGGCCTCGGAGTAGGACGACTGGGAGTGGGCCACCAAAGACCCGAGGTGCCAGGATTCGGCGACGCCATCTGCGGTCCTTGTGTAGACTCGGCCTATCTCGAAGACGCGCTGAGGGTAGTCGGATCTGATGTTGCTAGAGAGGGCTCCCATCAGCCCGGGGATCAAGGAGTCGCGGAGCACAGAG is part of the Nitrososphaerota archaeon genome and encodes:
- the dnaG gene encoding DNA primase DnaG yields the protein MPDSGIVKYLVRLRFEVDGVVERADVIGAIFGQTEGLFGPEMNLNELQKSWKVGRIEINLESKNDKTRGEVIVPMSTDVGTAALIAAAVESVDKVGPCSARFTMDAIEDVRATKRKQIVDRAKLIVREWSSKTSSEGENVLKDVTESTKRARVINYGLENLPAGPGIYSSELVYLVEGRADVVLFLRAGIENVVALEGTSVPDSIIELGKKKRLIAVLDGDRGGDLIEKELGQVVRVEKVLRAPPGKEVEDLTPIDVINMLKAGKAETPSAPSRRERPAERAPEPAAPEEPEEPVVLKTRELYPSLNGTLEAVLLDKGLQEVGRFPISELVQKMESSNGAQFLVFDGIVTQRLVESATKVGVKGIIGHRTGELSNIPEDVRIGTFRDLGLE